From Candidatus Amoebophilus asiaticus 5a2, the proteins below share one genomic window:
- a CDS encoding ankyrin repeat domain-containing protein gives MKRPNFFTKGLAAILLTIHMISVTHAEIRFTEVQGIYQSTSSEHRAISPFWGLVAVHGKLLERIRFFGFYQKQTVGERLKDVASDKIAELLLELFPSLDGLQFVPNIQERTLLGKLSESKNLPLIKEIIGILLADQDPRVQETNLLPILKPLSNSSSKKYAKLLADAYAEQELYANPKENPTKQRYPENIVIISLLSFFIKAAENKSLLGLDPLVSNDIYDKVLYDKLKNNFPQIVADLENPANVELVFFLAKGFEAYENLVAEPVTYSKNITIQGGTKPFSDCGEYSLRNLFMLLLSVENGGMIAVRKLEELEEKVFKNRIQTIHDPDDFKKYLPYQNFKDFILAHSDVTYNSIELHSAWAEIVSNLNENSTAQGINRVQYGNKKVGADGERYEIKSNFPNAEAISIFNMFNVIARIIPDKTLNEGWNERDIKERYKQAEEKLTHLCYLFSNDNIAVDWRNVLTGDKKIDSNFMSIIFTINNQDALKWIFQNGHFDIERISTVKSDWRTDFAYLKYPNEWLASLFTNTLNNKEKEENYEKLLPLTVIYNASLKTLEGVKETIELVLNKKLENFYPLINRWVQQSIFTHSENPHFLIDMIEFIANIPTTKIDAAFQQQIIRDGMVVAKDKGLLEKDIALLAFKTKKYKAAGELIQAGANTTEKGERGNTISHLAVDEINLEIIDSLIEAGADIDINNDDGRTPLNLFISKPNAESPENLPIVEKLIRATGNINMQSHQGNTVLHLAVSQGKMKIFDMLINQAKPDVNITNKSGQTPLALAKARNNETAAEILRKHGATE, from the coding sequence ATGAAAAGACCAAATTTTTTTACTAAAGGATTGGCAGCTATTCTATTGACAATCCACATGATCTCTGTAACACATGCAGAAATCCGTTTCACTGAAGTACAAGGAATTTATCAATCTACATCCTCTGAACATAGAGCCATTTCACCTTTTTGGGGACTAGTAGCCGTTCACGGCAAACTGTTAGAACGCATCCGTTTTTTTGGGTTTTACCAGAAACAAACAGTGGGAGAAAGGTTAAAAGATGTAGCTTCGGATAAAATTGCAGAATTACTACTTGAGTTATTTCCTAGTTTAGACGGACTTCAATTTGTTCCTAACATACAAGAAAGGACACTTCTAGGTAAACTAAGTGAAAGCAAGAATTTACCTCTTATTAAAGAAATCATTGGAATACTATTAGCTGATCAAGACCCGCGCGTTCAGGAAACAAACCTTCTTCCAATATTAAAACCACTTAGCAACAGCAGTAGTAAAAAATATGCAAAGCTTTTGGCAGATGCATATGCAGAACAAGAATTGTATGCGAATCCTAAAGAGAATCCTACTAAACAACGTTACCCTGAGAATATTGTTATTATATCTCTTTTAAGCTTTTTTATTAAAGCTGCTGAGAATAAGTCTCTGTTGGGCCTGGACCCATTAGTATCCAATGATATTTACGACAAAGTCTTATACGACAAGCTTAAAAATAATTTCCCACAAATTGTCGCAGATTTAGAGAATCCAGCTAATGTAGAATTAGTATTTTTTTTGGCAAAGGGATTTGAGGCTTATGAAAATTTAGTAGCAGAGCCAGTTACCTATTCTAAAAACATTACCATTCAAGGAGGCACAAAACCCTTTTCAGATTGTGGCGAATATTCATTAAGGAACCTTTTTATGCTGTTATTATCGGTAGAAAATGGAGGGATGATAGCTGTAAGAAAATTAGAGGAGCTGGAAGAAAAAGTTTTTAAAAACAGAATACAGACTATCCATGATCCCGATGATTTTAAAAAATACCTGCCTTACCAAAATTTTAAAGATTTTATACTTGCACATTCAGACGTTACATACAACTCTATAGAGCTTCATAGTGCCTGGGCTGAAATTGTGTCCAATCTAAATGAGAACTCAACTGCACAAGGGATCAACCGTGTTCAGTATGGAAATAAGAAGGTAGGGGCAGATGGAGAAAGATATGAGATTAAATCAAATTTCCCGAATGCAGAAGCTATAAGCATTTTTAATATGTTCAATGTAATTGCCCGTATTATACCAGATAAAACTTTAAACGAAGGTTGGAATGAACGTGATATAAAGGAACGGTATAAGCAAGCTGAGGAAAAGCTCACACACCTTTGTTATTTATTTAGCAACGACAATATAGCAGTAGATTGGCGAAATGTATTGACAGGTGATAAAAAAATAGATTCTAACTTTATGTCAATCATTTTTACCATCAATAATCAAGATGCGCTTAAATGGATTTTTCAAAATGGGCATTTTGATATAGAACGTATTAGTACAGTTAAGAGTGATTGGCGTACTGATTTTGCATACTTAAAGTATCCAAACGAATGGCTGGCTTCCCTATTTACCAACACATTAAATAATAAAGAAAAAGAAGAAAATTATGAAAAACTGTTACCTTTAACAGTCATTTATAATGCTTCACTAAAAACACTCGAAGGTGTTAAGGAAACCATTGAACTAGTGTTGAATAAAAAGTTGGAAAATTTTTATCCACTCATTAACCGATGGGTACAACAATCTATTTTTACACATTCTGAAAATCCTCATTTTTTAATTGACATGATAGAGTTTATAGCAAACATACCTACCACCAAAATTGATGCTGCATTTCAGCAGCAAATTATACGAGACGGCATGGTTGTAGCAAAAGATAAAGGACTATTGGAAAAAGACATTGCATTGCTAGCATTTAAAACTAAGAAATACAAAGCAGCTGGAGAGCTTATCCAAGCAGGTGCTAACACTACGGAAAAAGGAGAAAGAGGGAACACGATTTCTCACTTAGCTGTGGATGAGATAAACCTAGAAATTATAGACAGCCTTATTGAAGCTGGGGCAGATATTGACATCAATAATGATGATGGCCGTACACCACTAAATTTGTTTATATCTAAACCAAATGCTGAATCGCCAGAGAATCTACCAATTGTAGAAAAGCTTATCCGTGCTACCGGCAATATTAACATGCAAAGTCACCAGGGTAATACAGTCTTACACTTGGCCGTATCTCAAGGCAAAATGAAGATTTTTGATATGCTTATTAACCAAGCAAAACCTGATGTTAATATAACTAATAAGAGTGGGCAAACTCCCTTAGCTTTAGCAAAAGCCAGGAATAATGAAACGGCTGCTGAAATATTGCGTAAACACGGGGCAACTGAATAA
- a CDS encoding F-box protein: protein MQKFSIIFFSALLLSACKSKPHQVIDTTVIDKVSSNQARTVGEENKSIEVISLPKVSEASSISSIGQIGEQKPEEINGFTFHSLTVPKEIMLQIFSELSVPDITQASQVCRGWYELSEEPALWRTVHLRMHGYYSAGEATKEQAKLHMLRVRVHTLTDLTTAGHLITKYMLNQSRPFTRYQALVCELTEELTQEILDKQATQGNQVAIDRKIEGMADEVYGYDADPEAAVALNERLINQGNEKAINRKIYGLAQGTYGYKENIPATVVFIEDMASKGNQTAIKRKIDGYTYGMYGYQKHPLSAVNLIEHWVEQGSKRAIRWKVKGLANGMYGYKKDLIAAVNLNEALIEQGDEKAIGKKIFGLAHGCYGYEKDLEAAIALNQNLIEQGNEQAIIRKVKGLSQGKDIDDRISSLYQVDMSKLTSWLEEEESKGTCWAHYLKAQGLQYGILGFGKDMQAAIGYIKRHNIPY, encoded by the coding sequence ATGCAAAAATTCAGTATAATTTTTTTTAGTGCCTTGTTGCTAAGTGCTTGTAAATCTAAACCTCATCAGGTTATAGATACAACAGTTATTGATAAAGTCTCCTCAAACCAAGCAAGAACAGTAGGAGAAGAAAATAAGAGTATAGAAGTAATCTCTCTTCCAAAGGTGAGTGAAGCTAGTTCAATTTCTTCTATAGGGCAAATAGGGGAACAAAAGCCAGAAGAAATAAATGGCTTTACCTTTCATTCTCTAACAGTACCTAAAGAGATAATGCTACAGATTTTTAGCGAGCTGTCAGTTCCAGATATTACGCAAGCAAGCCAAGTGTGTAGAGGTTGGTATGAGCTAAGTGAAGAACCAGCGTTGTGGAGAACAGTACACTTGCGTATGCATGGATATTATTCGGCCGGTGAAGCAACTAAAGAACAGGCTAAGCTACATATGCTGCGCGTGCGTGTACATACTTTGACAGATCTTACAACAGCAGGGCATTTAATCACTAAGTATATGCTTAATCAGAGCCGTCCTTTTACCCGTTACCAAGCTTTAGTGTGTGAGTTGACAGAAGAATTGACACAAGAAATACTTGATAAACAAGCTACTCAAGGCAATCAGGTAGCTATAGATCGAAAAATAGAAGGAATGGCAGATGAAGTTTATGGTTATGATGCCGATCCTGAGGCAGCTGTTGCCTTGAATGAGCGTTTGATTAATCAAGGCAATGAAAAAGCTATTAATAGAAAAATATATGGGCTTGCTCAAGGTACTTATGGATACAAGGAGAATATACCAGCTACTGTTGTCTTTATTGAAGACATGGCGTCAAAAGGTAATCAAACAGCAATAAAAAGGAAAATAGACGGTTATACTTATGGAATGTATGGTTATCAGAAACATCCCTTGTCAGCTGTTAACTTGATTGAACATTGGGTGGAGCAAGGTAGCAAAAGGGCTATTCGATGGAAAGTAAAAGGGCTTGCTAATGGTATGTATGGTTACAAGAAAGACCTTATAGCAGCTGTTAATTTAAATGAGGCTTTAATTGAGCAAGGAGATGAAAAAGCTATTGGGAAAAAAATATTTGGACTAGCGCATGGCTGCTATGGCTATGAGAAAGATTTAGAGGCAGCAATTGCATTAAATCAAAATTTAATTGAGCAAGGTAATGAGCAAGCTATCATTAGGAAAGTAAAGGGGCTTAGTCAAGGAAAGGATATTGATGACAGAATCTCGTCTCTTTACCAGGTAGATATGTCAAAATTAACAAGTTGGTTAGAGGAAGAGGAAAGTAAAGGTACGTGCTGGGCTCACTACCTAAAAGCACAAGGGCTTCAATATGGTATACTAGGGTTTGGGAAAGATATGCAGGCTGCTATTGGATATATTAAAAGGCACAATATTCCTTATTAA
- a CDS encoding hotdog fold thioesterase has translation MLFPQDITLPMLNTISRGTLIEHLGIEYTALNPDALLAKMPVDQRTKQPMGLLHGGASVVLAETVGSMAANLVVDREKYYCVGLEINANHVRKATDGYVYAEAKPLHIGKATHVWQIHVTDEEGQLICTSRHTVAVIEK, from the coding sequence ATGCTTTTTCCTCAGGACATAACCCTTCCTATGCTTAATACTATCAGCCGTGGAACCCTTATAGAGCATTTAGGAATAGAGTATACGGCACTAAACCCAGACGCTTTGTTGGCAAAAATGCCAGTAGATCAGAGAACAAAACAGCCTATGGGATTACTTCATGGTGGAGCTTCAGTAGTATTAGCAGAAACAGTTGGTAGTATGGCTGCTAATTTGGTGGTAGACCGTGAAAAATACTATTGTGTAGGTTTAGAAATTAATGCTAACCATGTACGTAAGGCTACTGATGGATATGTGTATGCAGAAGCCAAGCCTTTACATATTGGTAAAGCCACCCATGTTTGGCAAATTCATGTTACGGATGAGGAAGGACAATTAATCTGCACTAGCCGGCATACAGTAGCTGTAATTGAAAAGTAA
- the dnaB gene encoding replicative DNA helicase, with protein MKTKNLFPRHLDSAATPSRLLPSTEPHAKMPPQAIELEQSILGALMLEKDALTEVIDILKPNSFYEESHQEIYKAIIELFNNSAPVDLRTVVNQLRKNGKLEFVGGSYYLASLTARVSSAANIEYHARAVIEYAIKRQLIQVATSIHKHAYEDTTDVFMLLDHAEQALFEVTESNIRKNYTDMRSLLGDAIKELEAKRGHKDGLTGIASGFIALDRLTSGWQKSDLVIVAARPGMGKTAFMLSLLRNAAIDHGHAVAIFSLEMSSLQLVNRLIAAEAELESEKIKKGTLADHEWQQLIHKTSQLSQAPIFIDDTPALSVFELRTKCRRLKAKHDIQLIVVDYLQLMTADSSKGSGNREQEIATISRSLKNLAKELNVPILAPSQLSRAVETRGGDKRPMLSDLRESGAIEQDADMVLFLYRPEYYGITEDELGNPTQGVTEVIIAKHRNGSLDSVALKFIGKYTKFADLDIVSFSNYNNYDALGTITKTSKANDTNLNSLESDPSNPFI; from the coding sequence ATGAAAACAAAAAATCTATTTCCTAGACATTTAGATAGCGCAGCTACTCCTAGCCGCCTATTGCCAAGTACAGAGCCTCATGCTAAGATGCCCCCTCAAGCTATTGAGCTGGAGCAAAGTATTTTAGGTGCACTAATGCTTGAAAAAGATGCGCTTACTGAGGTTATAGATATCTTAAAGCCCAACAGCTTTTATGAAGAATCCCACCAAGAAATATATAAAGCTATTATCGAGCTTTTTAATAATTCTGCTCCTGTTGACTTAAGAACTGTTGTTAACCAGCTAAGAAAAAATGGCAAACTAGAGTTTGTAGGAGGGTCTTATTACCTCGCATCTTTGACCGCACGTGTGAGTTCTGCAGCAAATATTGAGTATCATGCGCGAGCAGTAATAGAATATGCAATTAAGCGCCAGTTAATACAGGTGGCTACTAGTATCCATAAACATGCTTATGAAGATACGACCGATGTTTTCATGCTACTTGATCATGCCGAACAGGCATTGTTTGAAGTAACTGAATCGAATATCCGTAAAAATTATACTGACATGCGTTCGCTCTTGGGAGATGCTATCAAAGAGTTGGAGGCTAAACGAGGCCATAAAGATGGCCTGACAGGTATAGCCAGTGGTTTTATTGCATTAGATCGTCTGACTTCTGGCTGGCAGAAGTCAGACTTGGTTATTGTGGCTGCTAGGCCTGGTATGGGTAAAACAGCTTTTATGCTTTCGCTCTTACGTAATGCCGCGATTGACCACGGACATGCAGTTGCTATTTTCTCGCTTGAGATGTCTTCTTTACAGCTTGTAAATAGGCTTATTGCTGCTGAAGCAGAATTAGAAAGTGAAAAAATTAAGAAAGGTACGCTAGCAGATCATGAATGGCAGCAGCTTATTCATAAAACCTCGCAGCTATCCCAAGCACCCATTTTTATAGATGATACGCCTGCACTTTCTGTTTTTGAGTTACGCACCAAGTGTAGAAGGCTAAAGGCTAAGCATGACATACAGCTAATTGTTGTTGACTATTTACAACTTATGACAGCTGATTCTAGCAAGGGATCTGGAAATCGTGAACAAGAAATAGCAACTATTTCTCGCTCATTAAAAAATTTAGCCAAGGAGCTCAATGTACCTATTCTAGCTCCTTCTCAGCTTAGCCGTGCAGTAGAAACGAGGGGAGGAGACAAGCGTCCCATGCTTTCAGATTTAAGGGAATCAGGTGCTATTGAGCAAGATGCAGATATGGTGCTATTCTTATATAGGCCTGAATATTATGGTATTACCGAAGATGAGCTGGGCAATCCTACACAAGGCGTAACTGAAGTAATTATTGCTAAACATAGAAATGGTTCGTTGGATAGTGTTGCACTCAAATTTATTGGCAAGTACACCAAGTTTGCAGATTTAGATATAGTGTCATTTTCTAATTACAATAATTATGATGCCTTGGGTACTATCACCAAAACCAGCAAAGCCAATGATACTAATTTAAATTCTCTTGAGTCAGATCCATCTAATCCATTTATCTAG
- a CDS encoding tetratricopeptide repeat protein, whose product MQIASAKMVGDQATIETIFSLTSSVDSIKLHQYQLKITLSDRDGILIWNGTKRVKENLTNSIKRLTFFTKQTALTIEDEALTIPFTLVPHRTCEHINITFELLDEHGNCIQRCDVNWSKSNHEELGLCLPMSDQVLRKSETNSTYLTTVEGIKSSDISVTTLETEKKHPLGHLEPPTPPQKKIKTEKPENDIIRIISNYKRMNISELAQIANINDTIAQEEILIRFFKAGLTPLMERSIHPFSWQGIKEKVKNDQRHIYLLLHVSKQIENHALYEELKEYVEACAKQGNILAQTNLGYMYENGLGVKQDNERAVEWYKNAAEQHYPIAQNLLGDMFYTRKGVWFSYPEHYYQEATKWYRAAAEQGYALAQANLGYMYRKGLGVQLNNAEAIKWYKAAASQGNIAAQYGLALMYKEGKGVKHINYTKAIRWLEIAASQEDTDVQTELGNIYKDCITDDGHIDKAIEWYTKAAVRGNKGAQTTLGTIYQEGINNQVDLAKAVYFFMKAEKKNKNKLLEIFEINRFAPFISNTDFVRFDTYLEPIKELESKLISAWQQIIIEKEYTRQGNHVIMHSKAYKTLEEIMATLIKWRYHLSSQPGLAINCMLFKDAKCMYIIKKCQQETGTIPYVMQHEFDGKSYLSIGEENVQLAEEMTHELTYKTLYKEAKLILKELELDYVQSRIAATGQPRTAAAYVEETLNMYLEQQKQGLSKQKEIAEFKKRLDHINQELHSISIENKQMLTRQFDIKLKKLKEEKSQLKQYYKILVEEIKRGLPYRNREFRKKNIYLF is encoded by the coding sequence ATGCAAATAGCTTCTGCTAAAATGGTAGGAGATCAAGCAACTATAGAGACTATTTTTAGTTTAACTAGCAGTGTAGATAGTATTAAACTTCATCAATATCAATTAAAAATTACGCTTAGCGATAGAGATGGCATTTTAATATGGAATGGCACAAAAAGAGTAAAAGAAAACCTAACTAATAGTATTAAAAGATTAACTTTTTTTACAAAACAAACTGCTTTAACCATAGAAGATGAAGCCTTAACTATTCCCTTTACACTCGTACCACACCGTACGTGCGAACACATAAACATTACCTTTGAGCTTTTAGATGAGCATGGCAATTGTATACAAAGGTGTGATGTTAACTGGAGTAAAAGTAACCATGAAGAATTAGGCTTATGCTTGCCTATGTCAGACCAGGTACTAAGAAAAAGTGAAACTAACTCTACATATTTAACTACAGTAGAAGGAATAAAAAGCTCTGATATTAGTGTAACAACTTTAGAAACAGAAAAAAAACACCCATTAGGACACTTAGAACCACCAACACCTCCTCAAAAAAAAATTAAAACAGAAAAGCCAGAAAACGATATAATTCGAATTATTAGCAATTATAAACGAATGAATATCAGCGAGCTAGCTCAGATAGCCAACATTAACGATACTATTGCACAGGAGGAAATTCTTATACGCTTTTTTAAAGCAGGGCTAACACCTCTAATGGAAAGATCAATACATCCTTTTAGTTGGCAAGGAATAAAAGAAAAAGTAAAAAATGACCAAAGGCATATTTATTTATTGCTACACGTTTCAAAACAAATAGAGAATCATGCGCTCTATGAAGAACTTAAAGAATATGTTGAAGCTTGTGCTAAACAAGGCAATATTTTAGCACAAACTAATTTAGGATATATGTATGAGAACGGTTTAGGTGTAAAACAAGACAATGAAAGAGCAGTAGAATGGTATAAAAATGCTGCAGAGCAACATTATCCAATAGCACAGAACCTTTTAGGAGATATGTTTTATACTAGGAAAGGAGTATGGTTTAGCTACCCAGAACACTATTATCAAGAAGCCACTAAATGGTATAGGGCTGCTGCTGAGCAAGGATATGCCTTGGCACAAGCTAACTTGGGTTATATGTATAGAAAAGGATTAGGAGTACAACTTAACAATGCAGAAGCTATAAAATGGTACAAAGCTGCTGCTAGCCAAGGGAACATAGCTGCTCAATATGGCTTGGCACTTATGTATAAGGAAGGCAAAGGAGTTAAACACATAAACTACACAAAGGCAATAAGATGGCTTGAAATAGCTGCCAGTCAAGAAGATACAGATGTACAAACTGAATTAGGAAACATTTATAAAGACTGCATAACAGATGATGGCCATATAGACAAAGCAATAGAATGGTATACTAAGGCGGCAGTTAGAGGAAATAAAGGTGCACAAACTACTTTAGGGACAATATATCAAGAAGGTATAAATAACCAAGTAGATCTTGCTAAAGCAGTCTATTTCTTTATGAAAGCAGAGAAAAAGAATAAAAACAAATTATTAGAAATTTTTGAAATTAATAGGTTTGCACCTTTTATATCTAATACTGATTTTGTTAGGTTTGATACTTATCTTGAACCAATTAAAGAGCTAGAAAGTAAGCTGATAAGTGCATGGCAACAAATAATTATAGAAAAAGAATATACCCGTCAGGGTAACCATGTTATTATGCATAGCAAAGCCTATAAGACGCTCGAAGAAATAATGGCAACATTAATAAAATGGAGATATCACCTAAGCAGCCAGCCAGGTTTAGCAATTAATTGTATGCTTTTTAAAGATGCTAAATGCATGTATATAATTAAAAAGTGCCAGCAGGAAACGGGAACTATACCTTATGTAATGCAACATGAGTTTGATGGGAAATCATATTTAAGTATAGGAGAAGAAAACGTACAGTTAGCCGAAGAAATGACGCATGAACTAACTTATAAAACCCTATATAAAGAAGCTAAACTTATACTAAAAGAACTTGAGCTTGATTATGTGCAATCAAGAATAGCAGCTACAGGCCAACCAAGAACTGCAGCTGCTTATGTAGAAGAAACATTAAATATGTACTTAGAACAGCAAAAGCAAGGATTATCAAAGCAAAAAGAAATTGCTGAATTTAAAAAACGGCTAGATCATATCAACCAAGAACTACACTCTATAAGTATAGAAAATAAGCAGATGCTTACACGTCAGTTTGATATCAAGCTAAAAAAATTAAAAGAAGAGAAATCGCAGCTCAAACAATATTACAAGATTCTTGTAGAAGAAATAAAAAGAGGTCTACCTTACCGTAACAGAGAGTTTAGGAAAAAGAATATTTATCTTTTTTAG